In bacterium, the following proteins share a genomic window:
- a CDS encoding chemotaxis protein CheA, which yields MESLTQIFYEEANEMVEQMETILLAMEESSADPEVINALFRNAHSLKGNSGAMGFTNISHFTHGLENSLDVIRKGNRTLSKELTDLLLKGVDIIRNLLDASRTEGDVGDPACAQILGQLKTLVSSDTAALRVETPKVEPTPQVVTEPETQPEVEKNDSVDASKPTRYRVSFSSGRFNDGESDPLRSLIDLKDYVTILSSRLEEKIPDLRQLDPLECYATWFLDVETTYEPVMIRAVLELTGDGATVEIDPFEDSDEAVTVEVETAVSQITDGQSAKTTSIDTAAQAGTRKPAEAQTIRVATEKVDALFNLTSEIVIAQSMLSTTHQKVIDVEAKMAVVQMERHIRELHERVMAIRMIPVGFVFNRFPRMVRDLASSSGKEVKLEIAGEETELDRTLLESLTDPLTHLLRNSLDHGIEPPDQRVKLGKPPCGTVKLNAYQAEGRIHIEVTDDGRGIDIERIRQKAITLEWIKEDDHPSADALYEYLFRPGFSTAEVITDVSGRGVGMDVVKRNVDKLGGIVTVFSELGKGSRFLIKVPLTLAIMEGLNLRVGSEFFIVPLTSVVETFQPENVTLCSALGTYEMVNVRGKFLPLVKLCDSFQMEDGIRETSKGLLVILEQDDQQIALLADEIIGQQQVVMKSLEANFMRVPGFSGATILGDGHVALILDASDLIRRAQTAQTYQMDEEALTA from the coding sequence ATGGAATCGTTAACACAGATATTCTATGAGGAAGCTAATGAAATGGTGGAGCAGATGGAAACAATCCTGCTCGCCATGGAAGAAAGTAGCGCTGACCCAGAAGTAATCAATGCGCTCTTTCGCAATGCTCATTCGCTAAAAGGCAACAGCGGCGCAATGGGTTTTACGAACATCAGCCACTTCACTCACGGGCTTGAGAATTCGCTGGATGTTATTCGCAAAGGAAATCGAACGCTATCTAAAGAGTTGACCGATCTTCTCTTGAAGGGTGTTGATATCATCCGTAACTTACTAGATGCAAGTCGAACAGAAGGTGATGTCGGTGATCCTGCTTGCGCACAAATTCTAGGCCAATTAAAAACTCTCGTCTCAAGCGATACTGCTGCATTAAGAGTTGAAACACCTAAGGTAGAACCGACTCCTCAGGTAGTGACTGAACCTGAAACTCAGCCTGAAGTAGAAAAAAATGACAGCGTAGATGCCAGCAAACCGACTCGTTATCGCGTTAGCTTTTCTTCCGGGCGATTTAACGATGGCGAAAGCGACCCCCTGCGCTCGCTTATCGACTTAAAAGATTATGTAACCATTCTAAGCAGCCGATTAGAAGAAAAAATCCCCGATTTGCGTCAATTAGACCCGCTTGAGTGTTATGCCACCTGGTTCCTGGATGTGGAGACAACCTACGAGCCGGTCATGATCCGCGCCGTCTTAGAGCTTACAGGTGATGGAGCAACTGTTGAGATAGATCCCTTCGAAGATAGTGACGAAGCCGTTACGGTCGAAGTCGAAACCGCAGTTTCCCAAATAACTGATGGACAGTCAGCTAAAACTACATCAATAGATACAGCGGCACAGGCAGGCACTCGCAAACCTGCCGAAGCACAAACTATTCGTGTGGCAACAGAAAAAGTTGATGCGCTTTTCAACTTGACCAGTGAAATCGTTATTGCCCAATCGATGCTGAGTACGACGCATCAAAAAGTCATCGACGTCGAAGCGAAGATGGCAGTTGTTCAGATGGAGCGCCACATTCGTGAGTTGCACGAACGTGTCATGGCCATTCGAATGATCCCCGTCGGTTTTGTATTCAATCGATTCCCGCGAATGGTACGCGATCTAGCTTCATCGAGCGGAAAAGAAGTTAAGCTGGAAATCGCCGGTGAAGAGACTGAATTGGATCGAACTTTGCTCGAGTCTTTAACCGACCCGCTAACCCATTTGCTCCGCAACAGTCTTGACCACGGCATCGAACCACCCGACCAAAGAGTTAAACTCGGCAAGCCTCCATGCGGCACTGTCAAGTTAAACGCTTACCAAGCGGAAGGCCGCATTCATATCGAAGTCACAGACGATGGACGCGGCATTGACATCGAACGAATTCGTCAAAAGGCAATCACTCTCGAATGGATAAAAGAGGATGATCATCCTTCTGCGGATGCACTTTATGAATATTTATTCCGCCCTGGATTCTCCACCGCTGAAGTAATTACCGACGTTTCAGGGCGTGGTGTCGGCATGGACGTTGTCAAGCGAAATGTCGACAAATTGGGCGGGATTGTTACTGTCTTTTCTGAATTAGGGAAGGGATCGCGTTTCCTAATCAAAGTTCCCCTTACCCTCGCCATTATGGAGGGACTTAATTTACGAGTGGGGTCCGAGTTCTTTATCGTTCCTCTCACCTCAGTCGTCGAAACCTTCCAACCCGAAAACGTAACTCTTTGCTCGGCGTTGGGAACCTACGAAATGGTAAACGTGCGGGGAAAATTCCTGCCGCTTGTGAAGCTATGCGATTCTTTCCAAATGGAAGATGGCATCCGCGAGACTTCCAAAGGGTTGCTAGTCATCTTGGAACAAGACGATCAGCAGATAGCTCTGTTGGCAGATGAGATCATCGGCCAACAACAGGTCGTCATGAAGAGCTTGGAAGCCAACTTTATGCGTGTGCCAGGTTTCTCAGGAGCCACTATTTTAGGCGATGGGCACGTCGCTCTGATTTTAGATGCCAGTGATTTAATCCGTCGCGCTCAGACTGCACAGACATACCAGATGGACGAGGAAGCTCTTACTGCCTGA
- a CDS encoding STAS domain-containing protein, with product MMMTNTSEDEYTLTLTGDVNFDEMMPLLSETQNLLNSPLNTKVDWSQVEWIHFACLQVFISLKKSLNTVGKSLTFSQPSPKFAQALHENGVDQLLGDYEDFSLIKNTAEMPSALPNAA from the coding sequence ATGATGATGACCAACACTAGCGAGGACGAATACACTCTTACACTCACTGGAGATGTAAATTTCGACGAGATGATGCCTCTTTTGAGCGAGACACAGAACCTTTTGAATTCCCCTTTGAACACAAAGGTGGATTGGTCACAAGTCGAATGGATCCATTTTGCTTGCCTTCAGGTGTTTATTTCTTTGAAAAAGAGCCTGAATACCGTCGGCAAGTCACTTACCTTTTCACAACCTTCTCCTAAGTTTGCGCAGGCTTTACATGAGAATGGGGTCGATCAGTTGTTAGGGGATTATGAAGACTTTTCTTTAATTAAGAATACGGCTGAGATGCCGTCTGCACTTCCTAATGCAGCCTGA
- a CDS encoding quinate 5-dehydrogenase — MKRVVSISLGSSKRNKEAQVDILGEQYHIKRISAHGDFKRFAEMFTELDGKVDALGIGGADKYIWVGDKRYEFKEITRLVSGAKKTPVVDGSGLKNTLERECVKRIQNEGLFDFTKSRVLVVSAVDRFGLAQSLHDYAKEIVYGDALFALSLPLPIKSYRTLKVIASLLLPIITRLPFKMIYPVGEKQEVRKPRHEKWFKWADIIAGDWNFILRYMPNKLPGKTILTQSIRKDDIDFFRQAGIKRVITTTPEIGNETFATNVWEGVIVAHLGKRPEELCAQDYLDTLEKMNWKLNYIDFD; from the coding sequence TTGAAGAGGGTTGTATCGATTAGTCTTGGTTCATCAAAGCGAAATAAAGAAGCGCAGGTTGATATTCTCGGCGAGCAGTATCATATTAAGCGAATTAGCGCTCATGGTGATTTCAAACGCTTTGCAGAGATGTTCACCGAACTTGACGGTAAAGTCGACGCACTAGGGATCGGTGGAGCAGATAAATACATCTGGGTTGGAGATAAAAGGTACGAATTCAAAGAAATCACTCGATTAGTAAGCGGGGCCAAAAAAACTCCAGTGGTTGATGGCAGCGGTCTTAAGAATACGCTCGAACGAGAATGTGTAAAACGCATTCAAAACGAGGGCCTTTTTGACTTCACTAAATCGCGGGTTCTAGTTGTGTCGGCGGTTGACCGATTTGGACTTGCCCAAAGTCTTCACGATTATGCCAAAGAAATTGTGTATGGCGATGCTCTTTTTGCGCTTTCATTGCCTCTCCCAATTAAAAGCTATCGTACCCTTAAAGTGATTGCTTCCTTGCTATTACCTATCATAACTCGTTTGCCTTTTAAGATGATCTATCCTGTTGGCGAAAAGCAGGAAGTTCGCAAACCTCGTCATGAGAAGTGGTTCAAGTGGGCTGATATAATTGCTGGTGACTGGAACTTTATTCTTCGCTATATGCCCAATAAGCTTCCAGGCAAGACCATCTTGACTCAGAGTATCCGAAAGGACGACATCGATTTCTTCCGTCAAGCAGGGATTAAGCGGGTAATCACAACCACACCCGAAATCGGTAATGAGACATTTGCCACTAATGTATGGGAAGGCGTCATCGTAGCCCACCTAGGCAAACGCCCAGAAGAACTCTGTGCCCAAGATTACCTAGACACCCTAGAAAAGATGAATTGGAAGCTGAATTATATAGATTTTGATTAG